A part of Vulpes lagopus strain Blue_001 chromosome 4, ASM1834538v1, whole genome shotgun sequence genomic DNA contains:
- the LOC121489235 gene encoding protein SDA1 homolog, whose amino-acid sequence MSNRNNNKLPSNLPQLQNLIKRDPPAYVEEFLQQYNHYESNVEIFKLQPNKPSKELAELVMFMAQIGHCHPEHLSNFPQELKDLLSYNHTVLDPDLRMTFCKALILLRNKNLINPSSLLELFFELLRCHDKLLRKTLYTHIVTDIKNINAKHKNNKVNIVLQNFMYTMLRDSNATAAKISLDVMIELYRRNIWNDAKTVSVITTACFSKVTKILVAALTFFLGKDEEEKQDSDSESEDEGPTARDLLVQYATGKKSSKNKKRLEKAMKVLKKQKKKKKPEVFNFSAIHLIHDPQDFAEKLLKQLESSTERFEVKMMLMNLISRLVGIHELFLFNFYPFVQRFLQPHQREVTKILLFAAQASHHLVPPEIIQSVLMTVANNFVTDKNSGEVMTVGINAIKEITARCPLAMTEELLQDLAQYKTHRDKNVMMSARTLIQLFRTLNPKMLQKKFRGKPTEASIEARVQEYEELDAKDYIPGAEVLEVGKEENAENVEDGWESTSLSEEADADGEWVDVHHSSDEEQQEIFKKLNRMPMEERKAKAAAISTSRVLTQEDFQKIRIAQMRKELDATPGKAQKRKYIEIDSDEEPRGELLSLRDIERLHKKPKSDKETRLATAVAGKTDRKEFVRKKTKMNPFSSSTNKEKKKQKNFMMMRYSYNVRSKNKRSFREKQLALRDALLKKRKRMK is encoded by the coding sequence ATGTCTAACAGAAACAATAACAAGCTGCCCAGCAACCTGCCACAGTTACAGAATCTGATCAAGCGGGATCCGCCAGCTTACGTCGAGGAGTTTCTACAGCAGTATAATCACTACGAATCCAATgtggagatttttaaattacaaccAAATAAACCTAGCAAAGAACTGGCAGAGCTAGTGATGTTTATGGCACAGATTGGTCACTGCCACCCAGAACATTTAAGTAACTTTCCCCAAGAGCTGAAAGATCTTCTCTCCTACAATCACACTGTCTTGGATCCAGATCTTCGAATGACATTTTGCAAAGCTTTGATCTTGCTGAGAAATAAGAATCTCATCAATCCATCAAGTTTGCTAGAACTTTTCTTTGAACTTCTGCGTTGCCATGATAAGCTTCTGCGAAAGACTTTATACACACATATTGTCACTGATATcaagaatataaatgcaaaacacaagaacaataaagtgaatattgtgTTGCAGAATTTCATGTACACCATGTTAAGAGATAGCAATGCAACTGCGGCCAAGATATCTTTGGATGTGATGATTGAACTCTACAGAAGAAACATCTGGAATGATGCCAAAACTGTCAGTGTGATCACAACTGCATGTTTCTCTAAGGTCACCAAGATATTAGTTGCTGCTTTGACATTTTTCCTTGGGAAAGATGAAGAGGAGAAACAGGACAGCGACTCAGAATCCGAGGATGAAGGACCAACAGCAAGAGACCTCCTAGTGCAATATGCCACGGGGAAGAAAAGctccaaaaacaagaaaaggttgGAAAAGGCTATGAAAGtgctcaagaaacaaaaaaagaagaagaaaccagaGGTGTTTAACTTTTCAGCTATTCATCTGATTCATGATCCCCAAGATTTtgcagaaaaattattaaaacaactAGAGAGCTCTACGGAGAGGTTTGAGGTGAAAATGATGCTCATGAACCTCATCTCCAGATTGGTGGGCATTCATGAGCTTTTTCTCTTCAACTTCTATCCCTTCGTACAAAGATTTCTGCAGCCCCACCAAAGAGAAGTAACAAAGATCCTTCTGTTTGCTGCCCAAGCATCTCATCACTTAGTACCCCCAGAGATCATTCAGTCAGTGCTAATGACTGTGGCCAACAATTTTGTCACCGACAAGAATTCTGGGGAGGTCATGACAGTAGGAATTAATGCTATAAAAGAGATAACAGCTCGATGTCCTCTAGCCATGACTGAAGAACTTCTCCAAGACCTAGCTCAGTATAAAACACACAGAGATAAGAATGTGATGATGTCTGCTAGAACTTTGATTCAGCTCTTCCGAACACTGAATCCTAAGATGTTGCAGAAGAAATTCCGGGGCAAGCCTACAGAGGCCTCCATAGAAGCAAGAGTGCAAGAATATGAAGAATTAGATGCTAAAGATTACATTCCAGGAGCAGAAGTTCTAGaagttggaaaagaagagaatgctGAAAATGTTGAAGATGGGTGGGAAAGTACCAGTCTCAGTGAGGAGGCAGATGCTGATGGTGAGTGGGTTGATGTGCATCATTCTTCTGATGAAGAGCAGCAAGAAATATTCAAGAAGCTCAACAGGATGCCCATGGAGGAGCGGAAAGCCAAAGCTGCAGCCATTAGCACGAGCCGAGTTCTAACTCAGGAAGACTTCCAGAAAATCCGCATAGCCCAAATGAGGAAAGAACTCGACGCTACCCCAGGGAAAGCCCAGAAGAGGAAATATATTGAAATAGATAGTGATGAGGAGCCCAGGGGTGAGTTACTTTCTCTTCGGGACATTGAACGCCTTCATAAAAAGCCAAAATCTGACAAGGAGACAAGACTAGCAACAGCAGTGGCTGGAAAGACAGACCGAAAAGAATTTGtgaggaagaaaaccaaaatgaacCCATTTTCCAGTTCcacaaataaagagaagaaaaaacagaagaacTTTATGATGATGCGATATAGCTATAACGTCCGGTCAAAAAACAAGCGTTCCTTCCGAGAAAAGCAGCTGGCACTACGAGATGcacttttgaaaaagagaaaaagaatgaagtaa